A single genomic interval of Dysidea avara chromosome 6, odDysAvar1.4, whole genome shotgun sequence harbors:
- the LOC136257514 gene encoding short-chain collagen C4-like, which yields MNVKIFALLIFTIIFLTDAVEGTDEDINSPLVSYLLAKLQQLESKIMVRPNIRTTRQTTQKPTKTPVVADNKQCNCQSGVVTYVRWGNSTCPYGADTIYSGVVAGSFYTNEGAAVDPLCLPPNPQYLKSQPGYQGHARLYGAEYETYTPSPLDHSVQRNVPCSLCQAYGRTNKIMIPSRYECPPGWNTEYYGYLMAGHYSHKAATQYTCVDKSLSQIPGSGGDTNGYLFFTVEAYCGHFIPCSDKELTCVVCTK from the coding sequence ATGAATGTAAAGATCTTTGctctgttgatttttaccatcaTCTTCCTCACTGATGCTGTGGAGGGCACTGATGAAGATATCAACTCTCCACTAGTCTCTTACCTACTTGCTAAACTACAACAATTGGAATCAAAGATCATGGTTAGACCAAATATCAGGACCACTAGACAGACTACACAAAAGCCTACTAAAACACCTGTTGTTGCTGATAACAAACAGTGTAACTGTCAATCTGGTGTAGTCACCTATGTTAGATGGGGTAATTCTACTTGTCCCTATGGAGCAGATACCATCTACTCTGGAGTTGTAGCTGGATCCTTTTACACTAATGAAGGAGCTGCGGTTGATCCACTGTGCTTACCTCCAAATCCACAATACCTCAAATCACAACCTGGATATCAAGGACACGCACGACTATATGGAGCAGAGTAcgaaacctatacaccatctcCACTAGATCACAGTGTTCAACGTAATGTTCCTTGTTCACTCTGCCAGGCTTACGGACGTACTAACAAAATAATGATCCCTTCTCGTTATGAGTGTCCTCCAGGATGGAATACTGAGTACTACGGTTACCTTATGGCTGGACATTACAGTCATAAAGCAGCTACACAGTACACTTGTGTGGACAAGTCTCTATCACAGATACCAGGTAGTGGAGGTGATACTAATGGTTATCTCTTCTTCACAGTTGAAGCATACTGTGGCCACTTCATTCCTTGTAGTGATAAAGAACTcacttgtgtagtgtgtactaAATAA